The Amaranthus tricolor cultivar Red isolate AtriRed21 chromosome 6, ASM2621246v1, whole genome shotgun sequence genome has a segment encoding these proteins:
- the LOC130815035 gene encoding transcription factor MYB41-like produces the protein MGRAPCCDKDGLKKGPWLPEEDQKLTDFIQKNGPGNWRTLPKKAGLQRCGKSCRLRWTNYLRPDIKRGRFSFEEEEAIIQLHSLLGNKWSAIAAKLPGRTDNEIKNYWNTHIRKRLLRMGIDPVTHTRRLDFLDLPSILNNQSSLLQNSNDNQLNLLKLIGLQSLVNPNLLGLASLLSNNAQNQNILLQNLQTNQFLNENPCQIMQNPIQNTIPNCLPMIINHSNNTHFNDTQMVKSSLEEYPTRYKNSVAQNFAPQTDLMVNNHQESEKYQAILDSLLDTLGLNSASNELRMPSLLSTPCSSQQTPTPPLSASNSAAYQPNSSSTTSSEDEIDSYCQNLLNFDVPVHDLYFDNTLC, from the exons ATGGGAAGAGCACCGTGTTGCGACAAAGATGGGCTTAAGAAAGGTCCATGGTTGCCTGAAGAAGATCAAAAACTTACTGATTTTATTCAGAAAAATGGCCCTGGAAATTGGAGGACCCTTCCTAAGAAAGCTG GCCTACAAAGATGCGGAAAAAGTTGTCGTCTTCGATGGACAAATTATCTCCGACCAGACATCAAAAGAGGAAGATTTTCATTTGAAGAGGAGGAAGCCATTATTCAGCTCCACAGTTTATTAGGCAACAA ATGGTCAGCAATTGCAGCTAAATTGCCTGGAAGGACCGATAATGAAATCAAGAATTATTGGAATACACATATTCGAAAGCGATTGCTTCGGATGGGAATCGATCCTGTGACTCATACTCGTCGTCTCGACTTTTTAGACCTTCCTTCTATCCTCAACAATCAGTCCTCTCTTCTTCAAAATTCCAATGACAATCAACTAAACTTACTAAAATTAATTGGTTTACAAAGTTTAGTCAACCCAAATCTTTTGGGTCTTGCTTCTCTTCTCTCAAACAATGCCCAAAACCAAAACATTCTCTTACAAaaccttcaaacaaatcaatttttaaatgaaaaccCATGTCAAATCATGCAAAACCCAATTCAAAACACTATTCCAAATTGCCTCCCAATGATAATTAATCATAGTAATAATACACATTTTAATGATACCCAAATGGTTAAATCAAGTTTAGAAGAATACCCAACAAGGTATAAAAATTCtgttgcacaaaactttgcaccaCAAACTGATTTAATGGTAAATAATCATCAAGAAAGTGAAAAATATCAAGCCATATTAGACTCATTGTTAGATACTTTGGGGTTAAATTCAGCTTCGAATGAACTGAGAATGCCATCGTTGTTATCAACGCCTTGCTCGAGCCAGCAGACGCCAACACCGCCTTTGAGTGCGTCAAATTCTGCGGCGTATCAGCCTAACAGCAGCAGTACTACGAGCAGTGAAGATGAGATTGATAGTTATTGTCAAAATTTGCTGAATTTTGATGTTCCTGTTCATGATCTTTATTTTGATAATACTTTATGTTGA
- the LOC130815479 gene encoding transcription factor MYB102-like, whose protein sequence is MGRAPCCDKNGLKKGPWTPEEDQKLVDYIQKHGYGNWRTLPKNAGLQRCGKSCRLRWTNYLRPDIKRGRFSFEEEETIIQLHSILGNKWSAIAARLPGRTDNEIKNYWNTHIRKRLLRMGIDPVTHSPRLDLLDLSSILGNSSFYNNPISSSQPSQMNMSRILGLQPYLNPELLKIATSLISNQPQNSNSNALIHDFQGNDYNPVLQTTQLQTPIPHPLPTCTTMTTSTTATTTATDIARFSVPFYDEPQLIHPNFEQYPTNIPQFDSQTLDQWQDHNDLSMPENLVNMQPSSYGYYDSHQTLMGPSLSNDSTFQSNISGHNQSMLSYTQSVMSTPSSSPTPLNSSSNSTTYIKSNSGTEDERESYCSDFIKFEIPGFLDANQFLLAQVN, encoded by the exons ATGGGAAGAGCTCCTTGTTGTGATAAAAATGGTTTGAAAAAAGGTCCTTGGACTCCTGAAGAAGACCAAAAGCTTGTTGATTATATCCAAAAGCATGGTTATGGTAATTGGAGAACTCTTCCTAAGAATGCTG GACTTCAAAGATGTGGGAAGAGCTGCCGACTACGGTGGACGAACTATCTCCGACCAGACATAAAGAGAGGAAGATTTTCCTTTGAAGAAGAAGAGACTATAATTCAACTTCACAGCATTTTGGGGAACAA ATGGTCGGCTATTGCTGCTCGTTTACCGGGACGAACagataatgaaattaagaattaTTGGAACACTCACATTAGAAAAAGATTACTCCGGATGGGAATCGATCCTGTGACTCACAGCCCTCGCCTTGACTTATTAGATCTCTCTTCCATTTTGGGTAACTCATCTTTTTATAATAACCCAATATCCTCATCACAACCTTCCCAAATGAACATGTCTAGGATACTTGGATTACAACCTTACCTTAACCCTGAGCTTCTAAAAATAGCAACCTCACTTATATCAAATCAACCACAAAACTCTAATTCTAATGCCCTAATCCATGATTTTCAAGGAAATGATTATAACCCTGTTTTACAAACTACTCAACTTCAAACCCCAATTCCACATCCTCTCCCTACCTGTACTACAATGACAACTTCTACTACTGCTACTACTACTGCTACTGATATTGCTCGTTTTTCAGTACCATTTTACGATGAACCTCAATTGATACACCCAAATTTCGAACAATATCCTACAAATATTCCTCAATTTGATTCTCAAACCTTGGATCAATGGCAAGACCATAATGATTTATCCATGCCAGAAAATTTGGTTAATATGCAGCCTTCAAGTTATGGCTACTATGACTCACATCAGACTTTAATGGGTCCTTCACTATCAAATGATTCAACATTTCAATCAAATATTAGTGGACATAATCAAAGCATGTTGAGTTATACACAATCAGTAATGTCAACTCCATCTTCAAGCCCTACACCTTTGAATTCGAGTTCGAATTCAACAACATATATTAAAAGCAACAGTGGAACAGAAGATGAAAGAGAAAGCTATTGCAGTGATTTTATTAAGTTTGAAATCCCAGGTTTTCTTGATGCTAATCAGTTTTTGTTAGCTCAAGTAAACTAA